One stretch of Arachis duranensis cultivar V14167 chromosome 1, aradu.V14167.gnm2.J7QH, whole genome shotgun sequence DNA includes these proteins:
- the LOC107483310 gene encoding uncharacterized protein LOC107483310: MTNLPPSLSMNAAFGGSGAAPPPSPGGSSQSSPGGNKDRKMASAEQLVLELSNPDLRENALLELSKKRELFQDLAPLLWNSFGTIAALLQEIVSIYPVLSPPNLTPAQSNRVCNALALLQCVASHPDTRMLFLNAHIPLYLYPFLNTTSKSRPFEYLRLTSLGVIGALVKVDDTEVISFLLSTEIIPLCLRTMEMGSELSKTVATFIVQKILLDDVGLDYICTTAERFFAVGRVLGNMVAALAEQPSSRLLKHIIRCYLRLSDNPRACDALRSCLPDMLRDATFSNCLREDLTTRRWLQQLLQNVGVSRVPTLQAGGGFDHMMVT, from the exons ATGACAAATTTGCCCCCGTCATTATCAATGAACGCAGCCTTTGGCGGCAGCGGTGCTGCTCCTCCGCCTTCTCCCGGTGGCTCCTCCCAGAGCTCCCCCGGAGGCAACAAGGATCGCAAGATGGCCTCCGCCGAGCAGCTCGTCCTCGAGCTCAGCAACCCCGACCTCCGTGAAAACGCTCTACTCGAACTCTCCAAG aagagagAATTATTTCAAGATCTTGCTCCATTATTATGGAATTCATTTGGTACTATTGCTGCACTTTTGCAG GAAATAGTTTCAATATACCCTGTTCTTTCTCCACCAAATCTTACTCCAGCACAATCTAATCGTGTGTGCAATGCACTTGCTCTTCTTCAG TGCGTAGCCTCACACCCTGATACAAGGATGTTGTTCCTCAATG CTCATATACCTCTATATCTGTATCCCTTCCTTAATACAACAAGCAAATCAAGACCATTTGAGTACTTGAGACTCACCAGTCTTGGCGTCATTGGTGCTTTGGTGAAG GTTGATGATACGGAAGTCATAAGTTTCCTTCTTTCAACTGAGATAATTCCATTGTGCCTGCGCACCATGGAAATGGGCAGTGAACTATCAAAAACA GTTGCAACTTTCATTGTTCAGAAAATCCTATTGGACGACGTGGGCTTGGATTATATTTGCACTACAGCAGAGCGTTTTTTTGCAGTAGGTCGAGTTTTGGGAAACATGGTGGCAGCTCTTGCTGAGCAGCCCTCATCTCGTTTGTTGAAGCATATCATCCGATGCTATCTTCGCCTATCAGATAATCCAAG GGCTTGTGATGCATTAAGAAGTTGTCTTCCAGACATGTTAAGAGATGCTACTTTCAGCAACTGCCTTCGT GAGGACCTTACAACCAGGAGGTGGCTGCAACAATTGCTTCAGAATGTTGGTGTGAGTCGGGTGCCCACTCTGCAAGCCGGAGGCGGCTTCGACCATATGATGGTGACATGA